In Phyllopteryx taeniolatus isolate TA_2022b chromosome 13, UOR_Ptae_1.2, whole genome shotgun sequence, the following are encoded in one genomic region:
- the si:ch211-266g18.10 gene encoding trichohyalin isoform X9 yields MADGAKSASGSPAEAACDSIKSKAGMVLNKLRVSVELLVALAALLCWLTVGVVMFDFVEYKAVPDIQHIMSDPVQAAYDAAEEVSNLVNKFQECAPDLSDPMSAATYALDEIAHAKDGFVRYFSDEEDVFYLSYVDPVVLGRQLFHSTSDCVCGVAASLRDTLCVAVDAVLYSIAQMSEGAIDLSFVDPVPWCRGLFSCANDFVCALLGSIQQLLCGVLDSALDLVKGSVNIKFLDPVTFGRNVVSVGNKIKDSLQEVMAVTTDGVVDIINDIQEVVYFSPSAALNRTAEIVADQYQMLVGAISGSLPDVAFDPAKAVEDVVLGLTDKRDLFVAYMSAMLVGDQAEPVTTPPEDVIPRKDESATPHSDRHMVRRKGEFLPPYVKVAEMMMMMMHAPKDRQQDAKDDIKASEKDKEEHVRLGASLGVREEEDVGDDEEEWQLQVNKEDQEEEKMERGDKEVDEEEVVLEEEEEADKESEAAEVLFIGEEEEESPLDNDEEEEDEEMTTFNASDDDAEAESTTEDEETPIVEEEEKEGEHEEVTTGVEDGEEEKDNEMTKNEEEGEEQTITNGDDEEEEEDEETPAIDDRDDGDEIAIADDEDEDLETATRDDHDKEEETEDDEEEETKNVDDEEEEEKDGEITIDEGETITEDEEGEEDEGTPTIDDQDEEEEGAKEETTIILDEEDEEKTTHDDDEEEEEEEYEEDNKIALTDEEEETLTIGCHDEEEEETTTLDEEEEDDGVEEEKTTEGDDEEDEDDEKTTLANEEEDTTRADDRDEEEEKTTTLDEEDDEITTVDDNDDDDEENTPEGDEEEDEDDAKTTLADEEEDARVDDHDEEEEKITTLDEEGDEITAVDDDDEEEKTTEDDNDEEEETTLGDEYEDEKTTTTDEEEEEEKEDEEEEAPTLESCVLTDDDEEDAESKPFEHDDDDGQDLHHDEENDLDENEENVPVPVPAQGRTSVQNHPGKHHTEEPLRKKTIKKPKVEAKAAKDKMDLKKPWVINVSKVKMAEMAKEDKKNVRKPAKQEKEGLTEKLTKESPKEEIKDETLRKKAIPKTLNEVKGPVRKEKEVKKPQKEEKEGNEPSKKAKKEKEVKETIKVVKKPRKEVKAPYMKEKEVKPEKAEKEVKETSKEDKKPQKEEKEVKETMKVIKKPQKEEKEVKEPPKEVKKPPKEDVEAKTHSRKEKEVKKTQKEEKQVKETFMEAYKPPKEVKEPVRKEKAVKKHLKGEKEIKEPSRKEKEVMKPQKDDVEVKETSKGVMEPQREDNEVKEPSKEAKKPLEEDKKVKELSMKEKAVKKPHKEEKEVREPSRKGKEVKKQKKDIEVKEYSKEVKEPQKEDKEVKKPSKEAKKPLAEEKEAKQLSKEAKKPPKEFKEPSRKQTEVEEPPKEVKEPQKEAKKPPKEEKDIKEPSKEDKKPPKELKELSSTEKEVRKPKKEEKVKESTKDEMEEKGEVSKTLKDQKTVEALKEEPEPPPTEKPRRKLRTISALLKEVPEKPLREGKEEKRRPLEEVDKAHKEEKAIKEHPKEFKKPPKEEKEIKKPIKADRQANISSAELKEPEKPHEDKSEVKKSPRDVVEVRRHLKDKRKPSRRFFEVQKEENEAKNATKDKIEGKKPHAKVMIFRRTSKEHVEALKKPHKELINETENVKKPPKEEREPRKHLTEELEKQEVGATKVTTLEKEEKKPHEEHEVRKKYKDVKRSLRKQTKLLKPTRVEKDLKKPSQGVHEERKPLVGKEKTPPKVEVTIPHEEQISISLREEQDITIFLRKEKKLLKPSEEEKYLQKPSQEVPEANKPSDVKEEKKHPKEENKLPYKEDTRRSFREEMEVKRSIIRQTRLQTPTTVEKEPKKTPIEVPEEIKPSEVKEEKIPPKESRDEAMIHPKGAGEEKKPSRKEKPIKVADETEERKSSKVRPLSMRGKKMTKPPKQEKEEPEDIVSKEVKKPLKPIPTEPSKELSKQSKKEPQKLTRLLSKDVQDTTMTIEDTSDASKVDKQVKKTPKEQTPQKTADVSKRPLSLLRITKKQIASVFKKERVNFTKEAAPEVRKVAVKPKPTKKTDPKKKAEAVVVKIEQEGLAKNISVLKERVKIVPMKKVITRPEKKVQGSPAKTAAEDVKLKSKPRAKAKVVPLKKVPLSGDKTEAKRKKAPSLLKTKKHETSKENQKPTAMTKEKAAEKTTKDVANDDRVLKEIQEKNKSAKEEQSKADSDDLVQEDELPYFQCFFVDEDEGQFPFYAFSPLQV; encoded by the exons ATGGCTGACG GGGCCAAAAGCGCCAGTGGGTCCCCAGCAGAAGCAGCATGTGACTCAATCAAGTCCAAAGCTGGGATGGTGCTGAACAAGCTTCGAGTGTCTGTGGAGCTGCTCGTCGCTCTGGCCGCTCTCTTGTGCTGGCTGACGGTGGGCGTGGTCATGTTTGACTTTGTGGAGTACAAGGCAGTACCAG ACATCCAGCACATCATGTCCGACCCGGTCCAAGCCGCGTATGATGCTGCGGAGGAAGTGTCCAATCTCGTAAACAAGTTCCAAG AATGCGCACCTGACTTAAGCGACCCCATGTCTGCAGCCACGTACGCGCTGGATGAAATAGCCCATGCCAAAGACGGATTTGTGCGTTATTTCTCCGACGAGGAAG ACGTCTTCTACCTGAGTTACGTGGATCCGGTGGTGTTGGGCAGACAACTTTTCCATTCCACCAGCGACTGTGTGTGCGGGGTGGCGGCGTCCCTCAGGGACACGCTTTGTGTTGCTGTGGACGCCGTGTTATACTCGATAGCTCAAATGAGTGAAG GTGCAATAGACCTGAGCTTCGTGGATCCAGTTCCGTGGTGCAGAGGCCTGTTCTCCTGCGCCAATGACTTTGTGTGCGCCCTGCTGGGCTCCATTCAGCAGCTCCTCTGTGGCGTCTTGGACTCTGCTCTGGATCTAGTTAAAG GAAGTGTCAACATCAAGTTTTTGGACCCTGTGACATTCGGCAGGAACGTCGTCAGtgttggaaataaaataaaggatAGCCTGCAGGAAGTGATGGCGGTCACCACAGACGGCGTAGTTGATATAATCAACG ACATACAGGAAGTGGTCTACTTCAGCCCCTCCGCCGCCCTGAACAGAACCGCCGAAATCGTCGCGGACCAGTACCAAATGCTCGTCGGCGCCATTTCTGGGTCCCTGCCTGACGTCGCCTTCGACCCCGCGAAAGCTGTGGAAGACGTCGTCCTGGGACTGACAGACAAGAGGGATTTGTTTGTGGCCTACATGTCCGCCATGCTTGTGGGTGATCAAG CTGAACCTGTCACTACGCCGCCTGAGGATGTCATCCCCAGAAAag ATGAAAGCGCAACACCTCACTCGGACAGACATATGGTGAGACGCAAAG GTGAATTTCTGCCGCCGTATGTAAAAG TTgcagagatgatgatgatgatgatgcacgCCCCGAAAGACCGCCAACAAGACGCTAAAGATGACATTAAAGCATCAGAGAAAGACAAGG AGGAACACGTCCGCCTTGGAGCGTCACTGGGCGTccgagaggaggaggatgtggGGGATGATGAAGAGGAATGGCAGCTGCAAGTAAATAAAGAGGACCAAGAGGAGGAGAAGATGGAAAGAGGGGACAAGGAGGTGGATGAAGAAGAAGTCGtgttggaggaggaggaggaggcggataAGGAAAGTGAAGCTGCAGAAGTCCTGTTCAttggggaggaggaagaggagagccCATTAGAcaatgatgaggaggaggaagatgaggagatGACAACCTTCAATGCTAGCGATGATGATGCAGAAGCAGAGTCAACAACAGAAGATGAAGAGACTCCAATTgtagaggaggaagagaaggaagGAGAACATGAGGAGGTGACCACTGGAGTTGAAGATGGGGAGGAGGAAAAGGACAATGAGATGACAAAAAATGAGGAAGAGGGGGAGGAGCAGACAATAACTAATGGtgacgatgaggaggaggaggaagatgaggagacACCGGCCATAGACGATCGTGATGACGGGGATGAAATAGCTATCGccgatgatgaggatgaagacCTGGAGACAGCAACCAGAGATGATCACGACAAGGAAGAGGAGACCgaagatgatgaggaggaggagacaaaaaatgttgatgatgaggaagaggaggaaaaggacGGGGAGATAACAATAGATGAGGGGGAGACAATAACTGAAgatgaggagggggaggaggatgAGGGGACACCAACCATAGATGATCaagacgaggaagaggagggggccaAAGAGGAGACGACAATAATATTAGATGAGGAGGACGAGGAAAAAACaactcatgatgatgatgaggaggaggaggaggaggagtatgAAGAAGACAATAAAATAGCATTAactgatgaagaggaggagaccCTAACCATAGGTTGTCacgatgaggaagaggaagagacTACAACATtagatgaggaggaagaagatgatggtGTTGAGGAGGAGAAAACAACTGAaggtgatgatgaagaggatgaAGACGATGAGAAAACAACCTTAGCTAATGAAGAGGAGGATACAACAAGAGCAGATGATCGtgacgaggaagaggagaagactACAACATTGGatgaggaagatgacgagatAACAACTGtagatgataatgatgatgatgatgaagagaaCACCCCTGAAGGtgacgaggaggaggatgaagatgatgcGAAAACAACCTTAGCAGATGAAGAAGAGGATGCAAGAGTAGATGATCAtgacgaggaagaggagaagatcaCAACATTAGATGAGGAAGGTGACGAGATAACAGCtgtagatgatgatgatgaagaggagaaAACAACTGAAGATGACaatgatgaggaggaagaaaCCACTTTAGGCGACGAGTATGAAGATGAGAAGACAACAACcacagatgaggaggaggaggaggagaaggaggacgaagaggaggaggcaccAACTTTGGAGTCTTGTGTCCTGACCGATGATGACGAGGAGGACGCTGAGAGTAAACCTTTCGAgcatgacgatgatgatggaCAGGACCTTCACCATGATGAGGAAAACGATTTGGATGAAAACGAAGAGAACGTTCCCGTTCCTGTTCCTGCGCAGGGACGCACGAGTGTTCAGAACCATCCcggcaaacaccacacag AAGAACccctgaggaaaaaaacaataaagaagcCAAAAGTTGAGGCAAAGGCCGCCAAAGATAAAATGGATTTGAAGAAGCCATGGGTGATAAACGTTTCCAAAGTTAAAATGGCAGAAATGGCTAAGGAAGATAAGAAAAATGTGAGGAAACCTGCCAAACAAGAGAAGGAAGGTCTTACTGAGAAGCTTACAAAGGAGTCGCCAAAAGAAGAAATTAAAGATGAGACATTACGCAAGAAGGCGATCCCAAAAACTCTCAATGAAGTCAAAGGACCTGTTAGAAAAgagaaggaagtgaagaaacctCAGAAAGAAGAGAAAGAGGGCAACGAACCTTctaagaaagcaaaaaaagagaAGGAGGTCAAAGAAACTATTAAGGTTGTCAAGAAACCTCGGAAAGAAGTGAAAGCACCTTATATGAAAGAGAAAGAAGTAAAACCTGAAAAAGCTGAGAAGGAGGTCAAGGAAACTTCTAAAGAAGACAAGAAACCTCAGAAAGAAGAGAAGGAGGTCAAAGAAACTATGAAGGTCATCAAGAAACCTCAGAAAGAAGAGAAAGAAGTCAAAGAACCTCCTAAGGAAGTCAAGAAACCTCCAAAAGAAGATGTGGAGGCCAAAACACATTCTAGAAAAGAGAAGGAAGTCAAAAAAACCCAGAAAGAAGAGAAACAGGTAAAAGAAACTTTCATGGAAGCCTATAAACCACCAAAAGAAGTTAAAGAACCAGTCAGAAAAGAGAAGGCGGTCAAGAAACATCtgaaaggagagaaagagatCAAAGAACCTTCTAGAAAAGAGAAGGAAGTCATGAAACCTCAGAAAGATGATGTAGAGGTCAAAGAAACTTCAAAGGGAGTGATGGAGCCTCAGAGAGAAGACAATGAGGTCAAAGAACCTTCTAAGGAAGCCAAGAAACCTCTGGAAGAagataaaaaagtaaaagaactTTCTATGAAAGAGAAGGCAGTCAAGAAACCtcataaagaagaaaaagaggtcAGAGAACCTTCTAGAAAAGGGAAGGAAGTCAAGAAACAGAAAAAAGATATAGAGGTCAAAGAATATTCAAAGGAAGTCAAGGAGCCTCAGAAAGAAGACAAAGAGGTCAAAAAACCTTCTAAGGAAGCCAAGAAACCTCTGGCAGAAGAGAAAGAAGCCAAACAACTTTCTAAGGAAGCCAAGAAACCTCCAAAAGAATTTAAAGAACCTTCAAGAAAACAGACGGAAGTTGAGGAACCTCCAAAAGAAGTGAAAGAACCTCAGAAGGAAGCCAAGAAACCGCCCAAAGAAGAGAAAGATATCAAAGAACCTTCAAAGGAAGACAAGAAACCTCCAAAAGAACTCAAAGAATTGTCTAGTACAGAGAAGGAGGTCAGGAAACCTAAGAAAGAAGAGAAGGTCAAAGAATCTACCAAGGATGAGATGGAAGAGAAGGGTGAGGTCAGCAAAACTCTCAAAGATCAAAAGACTGTGGAAGCACTCAAAGAAGAACCTGAACCACCACCCACAGAGAAACCACGCAGAAAACTAAGAACCATCAGTGCATTACTCAAAGAAGTACCAGAGAAACCACTGAGAGAAGGCAAAGAAGAGAAGCGGCGTCCTCTAGAAGAAGTTGACAAAGCTCACAAAGAGGAGAAAGCCATAAAGGAACATCCCAAAGAATTTAAGAAACCTCCAAAGGAGGAGAAGGAAATCAAGAAACCCATCAAAGCAGATAGACAAGCAAATATATCTTCTGCAGAACTAAAAGAACCTGAGAAACCACATGAAGACAAGTCAGAAGTTAAGAAATCTCCCAGGGATGTTGTAGAAGTCAGGAGACATCTCAAAGACAAGAGAAAGCCTTCTAGAAGATTTTTCGAAGTCCAGAAAGAAGAGAACGAAGCAAAGAATGCTACCAAAGATAAAATAGAAGGAAAGAAACCTCATGCAAAAGTGATGATTTTCAGGAGAACTTCCAAAGAGCACGTGGAAGCTCTCAAGAAACCACACAAAGAACTTATCAATGAAACAGAAAACGTCAAGAAGCCTCCCAAAGAGGAAAGGGAACCCAGGAAACATCTTACAGAAGAGCTAGAGAAACAAGAGGTTGGGGCTACCAAGGTTACCACACTGgaaaaagaggagaagaagCCACATGAAGAACATGAAGTCAGGAAAAAGTATAAGGACGTCAAGAGATCTCTAAGAAAACAGACAAAGCTCCTGAAACCAACCAGAGTTGAGAAAGACCTCAAGAAACCATCTCAAGGAGTCCACGAGGAGCGTAAACCCCTCGTGGGAAAGGAGAAGACACCTCCCAAGGTAGAGGTGACGATACCACATGAAGAACAAATCAGCATATCTTTGAGAGAGGAGCAAGACATCACAATATTTCTcagaaaagagaaaaagctCCTCAAACCAAgcgaagaagaaaaatatctcCAGAAACCTTCTCAAGAAGTCCCAGAGGCGAATAAACCCTCTGACGTGAAAGAGGAGAAGAAACATCCTAAAGAAGAGAACAAGTTACCATATAAAGAAGACACCAGGAGATCTTTCAGAGAGGAGATGGAAGTCAAAAGATCTATCATAAGACAGACTAGGCTCCAGACACCGACCACAGTGGAGAAAGAACCCAAGAAAACACCCATAGAAGTCCCTGAGGAGATTAAACCCTCTGAGGTGAAAGAGGAGAAGATTCCGCCCAAAGAATCTCGTGACGAAGCAATGATACACCCTAAAGGAGCGGGTGAAGAAAAGAAACCTTCCAGGAAAGAAAAACCAATCAAGGTGGCGGATGAAACAGAAGAAAGGAAATCATCGAAAGTGCGTCCTCTCtctatgagggggaaaaaaatgacgaaACCTCCCAAACAGGAGAAGGAAGAACCTGAAGACATTGTTTCCAAAGAAGTCAAGAAGCCCTTAAAGCCAATACCAACGGAACCCTCTAAAGAGCTTTCAAAACAATCCAAAAAGGAACCACAGAAGTTGACCAGGCTGCTCTCGAAAGATGTCCAAGACACAACAATGACCATTGAAGATACAAGTGACGCCTCCAAAGTGGACAAACAAGTCAAGAAGACTCCCAAAGAACAAACTCCACAGAAGACAG CCGACGTATCCAAGAGACCGCTCAGCTTGCTGAGAATCACCAAAAAGCAAATAGCCTCTGTCTTCAAAAAGGAacgtgtcaactttacaaaagAAGCAG CCCCAGAAGTTCGTAAGGTGGCAGTCAAACCAAAACCTACAAAGAAAA CTGATCCAAAGAAAAAAGCCGAAGCAGTCGTCGTGAAAATAG AACAAGAAGGTCttgcaaaaaacatttctgtgcTGAAGGAGAGAGTGAAAATAGTCCCAATGAAGAAAg TTATCACAAGGCCAGAAAAGAAAGTCCAGGGGTCACCTGCCAAGACAG CAGCTGAAGACgtcaaactcaagtcaaaaccAAGAG CAAAAGCGAAAGTGGTGCCACTCAAGAAAG tgcctCTCTCAGGCGACAAGACTGaagcaaagaggaaaaaggcCCCATCCCTCCTCAAGACAAAAA AGCACGAGACCtccaaagaaaaccaaaagccCACAGCAATGACAAAAG AAAAAGCAGCGGAGAAGACAACCAAAGATGTGGCAAACG ATGATAGAGTTCTGAAAGAgatacaagaaaaaa ATAAATCTGCAAAGGAGGAGCAATCAAAAG CGGACTCAGACGACTTAGTCCAGGAAG ACGAGCTGCCATATTTCCAGTGTTTCTTTGTGGACGAGGACGAAGGCCAGTTTCCCTTCTACGCATTCTCGCCGCTGCAGGTTTGA